From Diospyros lotus cultivar Yz01 chromosome 4, ASM1463336v1, whole genome shotgun sequence, a single genomic window includes:
- the LOC127799991 gene encoding probable methyltransferase PMT26 — MALGKYSRVDGRKSSSSYCSTVTLVVFVALCLVGVWMMTSSSVVPVQNADVASQEKKNQVKEQANESNESTVRNENNESTVSNENNESNPKQFEDNPGDLPEDATKGDTNVNSAKEENNEPQENKSASEKTSEDAAVENEEEKLVKKEDETKFEDVSKTETENHEAQTEDGESKAKNKDSEAGDTTTDSTDDNSSMQQDSDEGSNEKKGNLDENEKKSEENSNETKDGQNVDGQIEEKVDQNEDKESDQTSEKKKDGQAKDLASSEVFPSGAQSELLNETTTQTGAWATQATESKNEKEAQTPSKPNWKLCNVTAGPDYIPCLDNWQAIRSLRSTKHYEHRERHCPEEPPTCLVPLPEGYQRPIEWPTSREKIWYHNVPHTKLAQIKGHQNWVKVSGDYLTFPGGGTQFKNGALHYIDVIQQAIPDIAWGKRTRVVLDVGCGVASFGGFLFERDVLTMSFAPKDEHEAQVQFALERGIPAISAVMGTKRLQFPGRVFDVVHCARCRVPWHIEGGKLLLELNRVLRPGGFFIWSATPIYQKLPDDVAIWQAMKELTKSMCWEVVSITRDTVNGVGIAVYQKPTTNECYEKRTQNVPPVCQESDDPNAAWNVPLQACMHKIPVVETERGSKWPKQWPARVEQPPYWLLSSQVGVYGKAAPEDFTADYQHWKRVVAKSYLTGMGINWSSVRNVMDMKAIYGGFAAALRDLKVWVMNVVPIDSPDTLPIIYERGLFGMYHDWCESFSTYPRSYDLLHADHLFSKVKKRCNLVAVVAEVDRILRPEGKLIVRDKVEIINEVESLVKAMHWEVRLTYSKDKEGILCVQKTVWRPTEVETVAYAIA, encoded by the exons ATGGCGTTAGGTAAATACTCTAGAGTTGATGGTAGAAAATCTTCTTCGAGTTACTGTTCAACAGTGACTCTGGTAGTGTTTGTGGCCCTTTGCTTAGTTGGGGTGTGGATGATGACATCGTCTTCTGTAGTCCCTGTTCAGAATGCGGATGTGGCTTCTCAGGAGAAAAAGAATCAGGTGAAGGAACAAGCAAATGAAAGCAATGAGAGCACTGTGAGGAATGAGAATAACGAGAGCACTGTGAGCAATGAGAATAACGAGAGCAATCCTAAGCAGTTTGAGGATAACCCTGGTGATTTACCCGAGGATGCTACAAAAGGGGACACCAATGTGAATTCAGCTAAGGAGGAAAATAATGAGCCTCAGGAAAACAAAAGTGCTTCTGAAAAGACAAGTGAGGATGCTGCTGttgaaaatgaagaagagaagctCGTGAAGAAAGAGGATGAGACTAAGTTTGAAGATGTGTCCAAAACTGAGACAGAGAATCACGAAGCACAAACTGAAGACGGTGAATCCAAGGCAAAGAACAAAGATTCTGAAGCAGGGGATACAACAACAGATAGCACTGATGATAATTCTAGTATGCAACAGGATTCTGATGAAGGCTCAAATGAGAAAAAGGGCAATCTAGACGAGAATGAGAAGAAATCAGAGGAGAATTCTAATGAGACTAAAGATGGGCAAAATGTGGATGGTCAGATAGAAGAGAAGGTGGATCAGAATGAAGATAAGGAGTCTGATCAGACATCtgaaaagaagaaggatggtCAGGCTAAAGATCTCGCCTCAAGTGAGGTGTTTCCCTCTGGGGCTCAATCTGAGCTTTTGAATGAAACTACAACTCAAACTGGGGCTTGGGCAACTCAAGCAACAGAGtcaaagaatgaaaaagaagcACAGACTCCTTCAAAGCCAAATTGGAAACTATGCAATGTCACTGCTGGACCAGATTACATCCCGTGCCTTGACAATTGGCAAGCAATTAGGAGTCTTCGATCTACTAAACACTATGAACATAGGGAGAGACACTGTCCAGAGGAGCCACCCACCTGCCTTGTTCCACTTCCTGAAGGATACCAACGCCCAATTGAATGGCCAACCAGCAGGGAAAAG ATATGGTACCATAATGTTCCCCATACCAAACTTGCACAGATTAAAGGCCACCAGAATTGGGTCAAAGTTAGTGGCGATTACCTTACTTTTCCTGGTGGTGGGACCCAGTTTAAGAATGGTGCTCTTCATTACATCGATGTTATTCAACAG GCCATCCCTGATATTGCCTGGGGAAAACGAACCCGTGTTGTATTAGATGTTGGATGTGGAGTTGCTAGCTTTGGAGGCTTTCTGTTTGAAAGAGATGTTCTGACCATGTCATTTGCCCCAAAAGATGAACATGAAGCGCAGGTTCAGTTTGCGCTTGAAAGAGGAATTCCCGCTATCTCAGCAGTAATGGGCACCAAGAGACTTCAGTTCCCGGGCAGAGTCTTTGATGTTGTCCACTGTGCACGTTGTAGGGTCCCCTGGCATATAGAAG GTGGTAAACTTCTACTAGAGCTAAATCGTGTATTGCGACCTGGTGGTTTCTTTATCTGGTCAGCTACTCCTATTTACCAGAAACTTCCTGACGATGTTGCTATTTGGCAAG cCATGAAAGAACTGACAAAGTCAATGTGCTGGGAAGTTGTATCAATAACTAGGGATACAGTGAATGGAGTGGGAATTGCTGTATATCAAAAACCTACTACAAATGAGTGCTATGAGAAAAGAACACAAAACGTTCCTCCTGTCTGTCAAGAATCTGATGATCCTAATGCAGCCTG GAATGTGCCACTGCAAGCATGCATGCACAAAATTCCTGTTGTTGAAACAGAACGCGGATCTAAATGGCCAAAACAGTGGCCAGCACGAGTGGAACAACCACCGTACTGGTTGTTGAGTTCCCAGGTTGGAGTCTATGGCAAAGCAGCCCCTGAAGATTTCACTGCAGACTATCAGCATTGGAAACGAGTGGTGGCTAAATCATATCTAACTGGAATGGGAATAAACTGGTCATCTGTCAGGAATGTTATGGACATGAAAGCTATCTATGGAGG ATTTGCTGCTGCTCTAAGAGACTTGAAGGTGTGGGTCATGAATGTGGTGCCAATAGACTCTCCAGATACACTACCTATAATTTATGAACGAGGTCTGTTTGGAATGTACCATGATTGGTGTGAATCATTTAGCACCTATCCTAGATCTTATGATCTTCTTCACGCGGACCATCTCTTCTCCAAAGTTAAAAAGAG ATGCAATTTAGTGGCTGTGGTTGCTGAGGTTGATCGGATTCTAAGACCAGAGGGAAAACTTATCGTTCGCGACAAGGTGGAGATCATCAACGAGGTGGAGAGCTTGGTGAAGGCTATGCACTGGGAGGTCCGGCTGACGTACTCCAAGGACAAGGAGGGAATATTATGCGTCCAGAAGACAGTCTGGCGCCCCACAGAGGTAGAGACGGTCGCATATGCCATTGCTTAA